From Fibrobacter succinogenes, the proteins below share one genomic window:
- the gatC gene encoding Asp-tRNA(Asn)/Glu-tRNA(Gln) amidotransferase subunit GatC, which produces MLEREEVLKLAKLSRLSIAEEDIPAIKGHLDKMLDHLEALKALDLSNVEPMTAVENGATILREDVPVQGFTLDQAFANAPAVENDHFAIPKVM; this is translated from the coding sequence ATGCTTGAACGTGAAGAAGTATTGAAGCTGGCGAAGTTGTCTCGCTTGAGTATTGCAGAAGAAGATATCCCGGCTATCAAGGGCCACTTGGACAAAATGCTCGACCATCTTGAAGCATTGAAGGCTTTGGACCTTTCGAATGTGGAGCCGATGACCGCTGTCGAAAACGGCGCTACTATTCTCCGTGAAGACGTTCCGGTGCAGGGCTTTACGCTTGATCAGGCTTTTGCAAATGCTCCGGCTGTCGAAAACGATCATTTCGCTATTCCGAAGGTGATGTAG
- a CDS encoding 3-deoxy-manno-octulosonate cytidylyltransferase yields MNKVSCIVPARMGSSRFPGKPLLKLNGKEMVVRTLERALLAGCFDRIVCATDSAEIEAVVTAAGFDCVMTGECATGSDRVAEAAKKLGLDLVVNLQGDEPLVEPSVLRNVAKELEEHPDCWVTVACPLDPSEAELKTVVKVLVRDGEAIDFTRLVPPAEVGRWFQHQGIYAYSREARDEFAALPQNKIELERSLEQMRILGRRPIRIVQSSYPSISVDVPSDATHVENILLDRLLYPSLDEHEQKRQ; encoded by the coding sequence TTGAACAAGGTCAGTTGCATTGTTCCGGCCCGCATGGGCTCGTCCAGATTCCCGGGAAAACCTCTCCTGAAGCTCAACGGCAAGGAGATGGTTGTTCGTACCTTGGAACGCGCTCTCCTAGCCGGATGTTTCGACCGCATTGTCTGCGCAACGGATAGCGCAGAAATTGAAGCGGTGGTCACGGCGGCAGGCTTTGACTGCGTGATGACAGGCGAATGTGCTACTGGTTCTGACCGTGTGGCGGAGGCCGCCAAAAAGCTGGGTCTCGACTTGGTCGTGAATCTCCAGGGCGATGAGCCGCTTGTAGAACCTTCGGTTCTTCGCAATGTCGCAAAAGAGCTTGAGGAACATCCCGACTGCTGGGTGACGGTGGCGTGTCCGCTAGATCCGTCAGAAGCAGAACTCAAGACTGTCGTGAAAGTGCTCGTTCGCGATGGTGAGGCTATCGACTTTACTCGGTTGGTACCGCCTGCAGAAGTGGGCCGCTGGTTCCAGCACCAGGGCATCTACGCATACTCTCGCGAAGCTCGTGATGAGTTTGCGGCGCTTCCGCAGAACAAAATTGAGCTGGAACGCTCGCTGGAGCAAATGCGAATCCTTGGGCGCCGCCCTATCCGCATTGTCCAGAGCTCGTATCCGAGCATCTCGGTGGACGTCCCGTCGGACGCAACCCACGTTGAGAATATTTTATTAGATCGTTTGCTATATCCTTCTCTAGATGAACATGAACAGAAAAGGCAATGA
- a CDS encoding helix-hairpin-helix domain-containing protein gives MNASEKRILKLAIILFTIGLIVRYLPWGLPSIESFEVGGAVVVANSPPSSPEKANLETATPGALTISTLERNEKNVSSAIASADSLIAMNKVDSLAELAMSDHENRPLAAERHRKLKKKVKLPLHINSASVDDLCALKGVGPKLAEKIIERRNASGPFKNASDLKKVHGIGKKKLENMLQSIIFD, from the coding sequence ATGAACGCATCTGAAAAAAGAATACTCAAACTCGCAATAATCCTTTTTACAATTGGTCTAATCGTCCGTTATCTCCCTTGGGGGCTCCCGTCTATCGAATCATTCGAGGTCGGTGGTGCTGTTGTTGTCGCGAACTCGCCTCCGTCATCTCCTGAAAAGGCAAATCTCGAAACGGCTACGCCTGGGGCTTTGACGATTTCTACGCTAGAAAGGAATGAAAAGAATGTTTCGTCTGCTATAGCCAGTGCGGATTCTTTGATTGCTATGAATAAAGTAGATTCTCTGGCAGAACTTGCCATGTCGGATCATGAAAATCGACCGCTGGCTGCAGAACGTCACCGGAAACTGAAGAAAAAGGTTAAACTTCCACTCCATATTAATAGTGCCAGTGTGGATGATTTATGTGCGCTAAAAGGGGTGGGGCCCAAGCTCGCGGAGAAAATAATTGAGCGCAGAAATGCCTCTGGACCCTTCAAAAATGCCTCAGATTTGAAAAAAGTGCATGGAATTGGAAAGAAAAAACTTGAAAACATGCTACAATCGATAATTTTTGATTAG
- the pilM gene encoding type IV pilus biogenesis protein PilM — protein MSESKLYLGVEVGDHYMKVALVDSSAKKVVKLAVLPVECNPIYDIFLFESTLQQWIDENQIKDIVATSVTVPAKMSIIRKVYIPSEAASNKEQYLKWYMELFTNAGVDAYIVDSMTLSGDDSLGYNELVMAVRKEWVDALRKGFRSRGLAPKSLEVDVLSLMNVMDVGEKIKDAVCVVKADFDGVTIAWMRRDELLALRCVSTLSMVGKTADAAYPILADEVVEQMKLAESENGVNGVTDVRLCGEMASEDSFVELLMGKLGNYDVSLLRSLTQLPSDDGVDPVNMVYCVGAVGAALNQMEGV, from the coding sequence ATGAGCGAATCAAAGTTATACCTTGGTGTTGAAGTCGGCGACCATTATATGAAGGTCGCTCTGGTGGACTCTTCTGCAAAGAAGGTTGTCAAACTGGCAGTCCTCCCGGTGGAGTGCAACCCTATTTATGATATCTTCCTTTTCGAAAGCACTCTCCAGCAGTGGATCGATGAGAATCAGATTAAGGATATCGTAGCGACTTCAGTTACTGTCCCTGCAAAAATGTCGATTATCCGCAAGGTCTATATACCGTCTGAGGCAGCTTCGAACAAGGAGCAGTACCTGAAATGGTATATGGAGCTTTTCACGAATGCGGGCGTGGATGCTTATATTGTCGATTCCATGACGTTAAGTGGCGATGATTCTTTGGGCTATAATGAACTAGTGATGGCTGTCCGCAAGGAATGGGTCGATGCACTTCGCAAGGGTTTCCGCTCTCGCGGGCTTGCTCCGAAGTCCTTAGAAGTCGATGTGCTTTCACTCATGAACGTGATGGATGTTGGTGAAAAGATTAAGGATGCGGTCTGCGTCGTGAAGGCTGACTTTGACGGCGTGACGATTGCTTGGATGCGCCGTGACGAACTCTTGGCGTTGCGCTGTGTTTCTACGCTTTCGATGGTGGGTAAGACTGCCGATGCCGCATACCCGATCCTTGCCGATGAAGTTGTTGAACAGATGAAGTTGGCGGAATCTGAAAATGGTGTCAACGGAGTGACTGATGTTCGCTTGTGCGGAGAAATGGCATCGGAAGATTCCTTTGTCGAACTCCTGATGGGCAAGTTGGGCAATTACGATGTGTCGCTGTTGAGGTCTTTGACTCAGCTTCCGTCAGACGATGGTGTGGACCCCGTTAACATGGTTTACTGTGTCGGTGCAGTTGGTGCTGCCTTGAACCAGATGGAGGGTGTATGA
- the rsmD gene encoding 16S rRNA (guanine(966)-N(2))-methyltransferase RsmD, with protein MPIRITGGSLRGRNIESPDTMKTRPTASRTREALFNILQGVEGFRMLDLFAGSGIMGLEAVSRGAESVTAVELARPQAKMIERSYKSVGAESKLRLFETNVLTLKREIVCANGGFDLIYADPPFKDMDYPDLRPFIEWLNPGGVAVFEAPSRKLPEWASEGQVRRYGESSLVIFRK; from the coding sequence ATGCCTATTCGTATTACTGGCGGTTCATTGCGGGGGCGCAATATCGAGTCCCCGGACACCATGAAAACACGTCCTACAGCTTCCCGAACAAGGGAAGCTCTCTTTAACATATTGCAGGGGGTCGAAGGCTTTCGCATGCTGGACCTTTTTGCCGGGAGCGGCATTATGGGGCTTGAGGCGGTAAGCCGTGGTGCCGAAAGCGTTACTGCGGTGGAACTGGCTCGTCCGCAGGCGAAAATGATAGAGCGTTCGTACAAGTCCGTGGGTGCGGAGTCTAAGCTCAGACTATTTGAGACAAATGTTCTTACTCTCAAACGGGAAATCGTTTGCGCCAATGGCGGTTTTGATTTGATTTATGCCGATCCGCCATTCAAGGATATGGATTACCCGGATTTACGGCCTTTTATCGAGTGGTTGAATCCTGGTGGTGTCGCTGTTTTTGAAGCTCCGAGCCGCAAGTTGCCCGAATGGGCTAGCGAAGGCCAGGTTCGCCGCTACGGGGAATCGTCGTTGGTAATTTTCAGAAAATGA
- the coaD gene encoding pantetheine-phosphate adenylyltransferase, with product MEWKSKKLSGAALEASRESRVAVFAGSFDPFTVGHFDLVKRAAGMFDSLIVVVAQNANKKNMFDAETRKALVEAAVSEIPNVKVAVHGGLTVDFMKSVGARYLLRGIRNASDLDAEQAVAWNNKVLFDDVETVLLLSAQEHLVVSSSLVRELLKCGASKSNAEQKAVLSKFIPKNMVSMLLKEFRKVI from the coding sequence ATGGAGTGGAAATCGAAGAAACTAAGTGGGGCTGCTTTGGAGGCTAGCCGCGAATCCCGTGTGGCGGTGTTCGCTGGTTCATTCGACCCGTTTACGGTGGGGCATTTTGACCTTGTAAAACGTGCTGCGGGCATGTTTGATTCTTTGATTGTCGTTGTCGCGCAGAACGCAAATAAGAAGAACATGTTTGATGCCGAAACGCGTAAGGCGCTAGTGGAGGCTGCTGTTTCTGAAATCCCGAATGTAAAGGTTGCAGTTCATGGCGGGCTCACGGTTGATTTTATGAAGTCCGTGGGGGCTCGTTACTTGTTGCGTGGCATTCGTAATGCGTCAGACTTGGATGCGGAGCAGGCGGTTGCCTGGAACAACAAGGTGCTTTTTGACGATGTCGAAACGGTGCTCTTGCTCAGTGCGCAGGAACATCTCGTGGTCAGCAGTTCCCTTGTGCGCGAACTCCTCAAGTGCGGCGCTTCCAAAAGCAATGCCGAACAGAAGGCGGTCCTCTCGAAATTCATTCCGAAAAATATGGTCTCAATGCTTTTAAAAGAGTTTAGGAAGGTTATATGA
- a CDS encoding rhomboid family intramembrane serine protease — translation MKPFKYLPGALRTLLLANAAIFIIAFLGRGLEVDLGAGYGSLTDYISYYGAFMPRVPLELWRYVTYMFIHFDFMHFFFNMLMLWMFGSEVAEWMGSRHFVAMYFFCGIFAALFSFFMCLLGLTNNPIIGASGALMGVFVAYYKFFPERMLLMFFIIPMKIKHAIWVMIALDILFANSGDMIAHFAHLGGVVAGFLYMAVYQNGPKVLYHSPLSAIFRLFSSNPEKYDEGKSRSRSYQRDSVEEPEVLEGEVFYVNEQQRMDEILKKVEREGIQSLSETEREFLLKAGDRIRRRRGGF, via the coding sequence ATGAAGCCATTTAAATATTTACCCGGTGCATTGCGAACGCTGTTGCTTGCAAATGCGGCTATCTTTATCATCGCTTTCTTGGGGCGCGGGCTTGAGGTTGACTTGGGGGCTGGCTATGGCAGCCTGACGGACTATATCAGTTACTACGGAGCTTTTATGCCAAGGGTTCCGCTTGAATTGTGGCGTTACGTGACGTACATGTTCATCCATTTTGACTTTATGCATTTCTTCTTCAACATGCTGATGTTGTGGATGTTCGGTTCCGAGGTGGCTGAATGGATGGGCTCGCGTCACTTTGTCGCCATGTATTTTTTCTGCGGGATTTTTGCGGCATTGTTCAGCTTTTTCATGTGCTTACTCGGCCTTACGAACAATCCGATTATCGGTGCGTCGGGCGCCTTGATGGGCGTGTTTGTGGCCTATTATAAGTTCTTCCCGGAGCGCATGCTGCTCATGTTCTTTATCATCCCGATGAAGATTAAGCATGCTATATGGGTGATGATTGCGCTCGATATCCTTTTTGCAAATTCGGGCGACATGATTGCGCACTTTGCTCATCTGGGCGGTGTTGTTGCCGGATTCCTTTACATGGCTGTTTACCAGAACGGACCGAAGGTGCTTTACCATTCGCCGCTTTCTGCTATTTTCCGCCTGTTTTCGAGCAATCCCGAAAAGTATGATGAAGGAAAATCTCGCTCGCGTTCTTATCAGCGTGATAGCGTCGAAGAACCGGAAGTGCTCGAAGGCGAAGTGTTCTACGTAAACGAACAGCAGCGCATGGATGAAATTCTTAAAAAAGTGGAGCGCGAAGGCATCCAGTCTTTGAGTGAAACTGAACGTGAATTTTTATTAAAAGCGGGCGACCGTATACGTCGCCGTCGCGGAGGATTCTAA
- a CDS encoding adenosine kinase, with translation MKKVLGMGAALVDILANVSDEWIAAQGVQKGGMNMVDWPQMEKFLGSLENPIRVPGGSTCNTMVGVARLGGKAAFISKVGDDELGKLFQDHLKNNGVESKVGLSCAATGCVFSAVTPDAQRSMWTYLGASDFLGSDDFTPALYDGVGLLYAEGYRAFNGECFKKSFELARSLGVETALDFSSFGVVDACRKLFDELFENKMIDIIIANEDEAFAYAGVKEEAALEVLAKKAKVAVVKIGKRGALIAKDGKITRVSAGSAKAIDTTGAGDLWASGFLYGYMNGWDMERAGNLGSIVSNEVVQVMGAQIPEDGWKRILAQM, from the coding sequence ATGAAAAAAGTACTTGGTATGGGCGCAGCCCTTGTTGATATTTTGGCTAACGTGAGCGATGAATGGATTGCTGCTCAAGGTGTGCAGAAGGGCGGCATGAACATGGTTGATTGGCCGCAGATGGAAAAGTTCCTTGGTTCTCTCGAAAATCCGATTCGCGTGCCGGGCGGCTCGACTTGCAATACGATGGTGGGCGTGGCTCGTCTCGGTGGCAAGGCCGCTTTTATCAGCAAAGTGGGCGATGATGAACTCGGCAAGCTTTTCCAAGATCACTTGAAGAATAACGGTGTCGAATCTAAGGTCGGGCTTTCTTGTGCTGCCACGGGTTGCGTTTTCTCTGCAGTGACGCCAGATGCACAGCGTTCCATGTGGACTTATCTCGGTGCTTCCGATTTCTTGGGCTCTGATGATTTTACGCCTGCGCTTTATGACGGTGTGGGGCTTTTGTATGCCGAAGGCTATCGTGCGTTCAACGGCGAATGCTTCAAGAAGTCTTTTGAATTGGCTCGCAGCCTCGGTGTAGAAACGGCGCTTGACTTTAGCTCGTTTGGCGTGGTCGATGCCTGCCGCAAGCTGTTCGATGAACTTTTCGAAAATAAGATGATTGATATCATCATTGCAAACGAAGACGAAGCTTTTGCTTATGCAGGTGTCAAGGAAGAAGCCGCTCTCGAAGTCCTTGCCAAGAAGGCTAAGGTCGCTGTGGTGAAGATTGGCAAGCGCGGCGCCTTGATTGCAAAGGACGGTAAGATTACTCGCGTGTCGGCTGGGTCCGCTAAGGCAATCGATACGACGGGTGCCGGAGACCTCTGGGCATCGGGATTCCTCTACGGCTACATGAACGGCTGGGACATGGAACGCGCGGGCAATCTCGGTAGTATCGTTTCGAACGAAGTCGTTCAGGTGATGGGTGCGCAAATTCCGGAAGATGGCTGGAAGCGCATCTTGGCCCAGATGTAA
- a CDS encoding choice-of-anchor I family protein: MKCTALAVSLLLCSGVSFAKKSDVPAGPFQMGTALKQVASIPMVTAEISAFMPEKNLLFVVGGENVLEIVDLADPLNPKKLNDIKLPGGASSVTVHGDLVAVSLLNNPEWKKGHVQVMRYNKKLEVLGLHELCYMPDMITFTPDGKNLLVACEGSPDETFSEDPEGGIGVLTIAGVNAPTNAADFAKAWKKPQKTVVGFNGLDSLALMAKGVRKTGVKSFVQSLEPEYITVSGDSKTAWISLQENNALVKFDVAAKKIMDVYPLGYVDHSVLGNGLDVKKNKAIEIKNYPLRGLRQPDGISSFSVNNKTFVVTANEGAPVNDYKAWTDVTTPMMLSQQGVLDPDVFTASVLEDLKNVTVSSLERCDVAPDKTANGKCPYMYSFGSRSISIFDGATGHLMWDSGDVFEQTMAKVAPDYFNWNSKKGKVKMDARSEDKGCEPENVTTGVVGEKRYVFAGLERTSAVAVFDITGVEKGNAPKIVDFYLNPKDRGPEGILFIPAEKSPNGEPLLIVGYEYSKTLAVYAVK, translated from the coding sequence ATGAAGTGTACCGCTTTAGCCGTGAGTTTACTATTGTGCTCGGGCGTATCGTTTGCCAAAAAGTCGGATGTTCCGGCGGGCCCGTTCCAGATGGGAACGGCGCTAAAGCAGGTGGCTTCGATTCCCATGGTAACTGCAGAAATTTCGGCGTTCATGCCCGAAAAGAACTTGCTGTTTGTGGTCGGTGGTGAAAATGTCTTGGAAATTGTGGATTTGGCTGATCCACTGAACCCTAAAAAACTGAACGATATCAAGTTGCCGGGTGGCGCCTCAAGCGTGACGGTGCACGGAGACCTCGTGGCCGTAAGTCTTTTAAATAATCCTGAATGGAAAAAAGGCCATGTGCAGGTGATGCGCTACAACAAGAAACTTGAAGTTCTGGGTTTGCATGAACTCTGTTACATGCCTGACATGATTACGTTTACGCCGGATGGAAAGAATTTGCTTGTCGCTTGTGAAGGTTCTCCTGACGAGACGTTCTCTGAAGACCCGGAAGGTGGCATTGGCGTTTTGACGATTGCGGGTGTTAATGCACCTACGAATGCGGCAGACTTTGCGAAAGCTTGGAAAAAGCCGCAAAAAACGGTAGTGGGTTTTAATGGGCTTGACTCGCTCGCGTTGATGGCAAAGGGTGTCCGCAAGACTGGAGTGAAAAGCTTTGTCCAGTCGCTAGAACCGGAATACATTACGGTTTCTGGTGATTCTAAAACCGCGTGGATTAGTTTGCAAGAAAATAATGCTCTTGTGAAGTTTGACGTGGCCGCAAAGAAAATAATGGATGTGTACCCGCTCGGTTATGTGGACCATTCTGTGTTGGGTAACGGGCTTGATGTCAAGAAGAATAAGGCTATTGAAATTAAGAATTATCCATTGCGTGGCTTGCGCCAGCCGGATGGAATTTCATCGTTCTCGGTAAACAACAAGACGTTTGTCGTGACGGCGAATGAAGGCGCTCCAGTCAATGATTACAAGGCTTGGACCGATGTGACCACTCCGATGATGCTTTCGCAGCAGGGCGTGCTTGACCCGGATGTGTTTACGGCGAGTGTGCTGGAGGACCTGAAAAATGTGACTGTGAGCAGTTTGGAACGTTGCGATGTTGCTCCCGATAAGACTGCCAATGGCAAGTGTCCTTACATGTATTCTTTTGGATCGCGTTCCATTAGCATTTTTGATGGTGCAACTGGGCATTTGATGTGGGATTCCGGTGACGTTTTTGAACAAACGATGGCCAAGGTTGCTCCGGATTACTTTAACTGGAATTCTAAGAAAGGTAAAGTCAAGATGGACGCTCGCAGCGAAGATAAAGGCTGCGAACCGGAAAATGTGACGACGGGTGTCGTTGGCGAAAAACGTTATGTATTTGCGGGTCTTGAACGCACGAGCGCTGTGGCCGTGTTCGATATTACGGGTGTTGAAAAAGGGAATGCCCCGAAAATTGTGGATTTTTATTTGAACCCGAAAGACCGCGGCCCCGAAGGCATATTGTTTATTCCTGCCGAAAAGAGCCCGAACGGCGAACCGCTCTTGATTGTTGGCTACGAGTACAGCAAAACCCTCGCGGTGTACGCTGTGAAGTAA
- a CDS encoding ATP-dependent helicase C-terminal domain-containing protein — protein sequence MRTYKDLAIAEEEDKLVHAIETSRNLLIEAPTGSGKSLYIPWFLSKRFSGRIVVLQPRRIAALALAQYSAKLHNEPCGKTVGYQFRQDSCKSSETRILFQTYGNFLQELLHGKLNADWVVFDEYHERRADMDLLFAYLTGNANMPRIAVMSAALNRNELEAALGVKCLQLGHPLYPVQILHQKPAAGINIAAGQGIESEVVRALRTLYRNNIWQTTLVFLPGKAEIARCHTAASEALGDNVAEFLELYGGQDRETQDRIFEETERPRVIFTTNIAETSITVPNVTGVVDSGIERVNEYDDSKKVNVLRTLPISLQNAIQRSGRSGRTQNGCAIRLWTEDTEKHMPQGIVPEVLQIEPSELILQKAALEVDERRCPIKSGMTSVDIEKTTAKSYSRAEQGEAIESITLPTAIPEAREKTAIAMLEKFGMLIDGRITNLGKRAIQTPISNIPLALILAKANSAADLPDLLLAAMAWIHSGTEFVQKSKISLDLLTLAKDTLSKAINAPREVSFTLKQLRDYRDKIASPTANDRHDNRRHCAPQKSEAPTSHLIAQSLLAAFPDALATPSGNVYKLSNGNTIRLQVAEPPYAILALSMLRTEAGTKSELRVNLYAPIPKELLGGDSEIIRYELLWRSGQERFIGIEIHENESPNGDVRETSRKEILPQEASSKVLENLKEFTVDAWRDKLEKENWTGRYLTENLQTLLIKMRLAAKLYPEYGLPEFNDEDMELIFNELTDGIFLLRDINEDRYRNIVEDYFGKSMLAWLQKTFPDHYVLPNGKRARYSYQAVATADEQSSGKIVQSADGVLVEISARIEDFMQLRGEHKIADGKLKVRYDILAPNFRTIQKTWDLTSFWQNTYAEVRKELRGRYPKHPWPEKIM from the coding sequence ATGCGCACGTACAAAGATTTAGCTATAGCCGAAGAAGAAGACAAGCTTGTCCACGCCATCGAAACGTCGCGGAATTTGCTTATCGAAGCGCCTACCGGTAGCGGTAAATCTTTGTACATTCCGTGGTTCTTGAGCAAACGCTTTAGCGGGCGCATTGTTGTTTTGCAGCCAAGACGAATTGCAGCTCTGGCCCTCGCCCAATACTCAGCGAAATTGCACAACGAACCGTGCGGCAAAACAGTCGGTTACCAGTTCAGGCAAGACAGTTGCAAATCAAGCGAAACAAGAATTTTATTCCAGACGTACGGTAACTTTTTGCAGGAACTTTTGCATGGAAAGCTAAACGCCGATTGGGTGGTGTTTGACGAATACCACGAGCGCCGTGCTGACATGGATTTGCTGTTTGCGTATTTGACGGGAAATGCGAATATGCCGCGAATCGCAGTGATGTCGGCGGCATTGAACCGCAATGAACTCGAAGCCGCGCTTGGCGTAAAATGCTTGCAGCTCGGGCACCCGCTTTATCCTGTACAAATTCTGCACCAGAAGCCCGCCGCCGGCATAAACATTGCCGCAGGCCAAGGAATCGAAAGCGAAGTCGTGCGTGCATTACGCACATTGTACCGCAATAACATTTGGCAAACGACGCTCGTATTCTTGCCGGGTAAAGCTGAAATTGCACGTTGCCACACCGCCGCAAGCGAGGCGCTTGGCGACAATGTCGCGGAGTTCCTTGAGCTCTACGGCGGTCAAGATCGTGAAACGCAAGACCGCATTTTCGAAGAAACAGAACGCCCTCGCGTTATCTTTACAACCAACATCGCAGAAACTTCTATTACAGTGCCAAACGTGACAGGCGTTGTCGATAGCGGTATCGAGCGCGTGAACGAATACGACGACAGCAAAAAAGTAAACGTCTTGCGCACACTGCCAATTTCGTTGCAAAACGCCATCCAGCGCAGCGGTCGCAGTGGCCGTACGCAAAACGGCTGCGCCATTCGCCTTTGGACTGAAGATACCGAGAAGCACATGCCGCAAGGGATTGTGCCCGAAGTATTGCAAATCGAGCCCTCGGAACTCATACTGCAAAAAGCAGCGCTGGAAGTAGACGAGAGGAGATGCCCGATCAAGTCGGGCATGACAAGTGTTGATATAGAAAAGACAACAGCAAAAAGTTATTCTAGAGCGGAACAAGGTGAAGCGATAGAATCCATCACATTGCCCACGGCGATTCCTGAAGCGCGCGAAAAGACCGCCATAGCAATGCTCGAAAAATTCGGCATGCTCATTGACGGGCGTATCACGAATCTCGGCAAACGCGCCATCCAAACGCCTATTTCAAACATTCCACTTGCATTGATTTTGGCAAAAGCAAACAGCGCCGCAGACCTCCCCGACTTACTCCTCGCTGCTATGGCATGGATCCACTCGGGAACCGAGTTTGTTCAAAAATCTAAAATTTCATTGGACTTGCTCACGCTCGCCAAGGACACACTTTCAAAAGCAATAAATGCTCCGCGCGAAGTCTCATTTACGCTAAAGCAATTGAGAGATTATCGGGATAAGATAGCTTCGCCTACGGCGAACGACAGGCATGACAATCGACGTCATTGCGCTCCACAAAAGAGCGAAGCTCCGACCTCACACCTCATAGCCCAAAGCCTTCTCGCCGCTTTCCCCGATGCTCTTGCAACACCAAGCGGTAATGTTTACAAATTAAGCAACGGCAACACCATCCGCCTACAGGTGGCCGAGCCCCCTTACGCGATACTCGCGCTTTCGATGCTCCGCACCGAAGCAGGTACCAAGTCCGAATTGCGCGTAAACCTTTATGCCCCCATTCCAAAAGAATTGCTCGGCGGCGATAGCGAAATCATTCGCTACGAACTGCTGTGGCGCAGCGGTCAAGAACGCTTTATCGGCATCGAGATTCACGAAAACGAAAGCCCCAACGGCGATGTGCGCGAAACAAGCCGCAAAGAAATTCTCCCACAAGAAGCATCGTCCAAAGTTCTTGAAAATCTCAAAGAGTTCACGGTCGATGCCTGGCGCGACAAGCTCGAAAAAGAAAATTGGACAGGCCGCTACCTCACGGAAAATTTGCAGACACTTCTTATCAAGATGCGCCTTGCCGCAAAGCTTTATCCGGAATACGGTCTCCCGGAATTCAACGACGAAGACATGGAACTCATTTTCAACGAGCTTACCGACGGAATCTTTTTGCTGCGCGACATCAACGAAGATCGTTACAGAAACATTGTCGAAGATTACTTCGGAAAGTCCATGTTAGCTTGGCTGCAAAAGACGTTCCCCGATCACTACGTTCTCCCCAACGGCAAACGCGCCCGCTACAGCTACCAAGCAGTCGCTACCGCCGACGAACAGAGCAGCGGTAAAATTGTACAAAGCGCAGATGGAGTTCTCGTTGAAATTTCCGCGCGCATCGAAGATTTTATGCAACTCCGCGGAGAACACAAAATCGCCGACGGAAAGCTCAAAGTGCGTTACGACATTCTAGCGCCGAACTTCCGCACGATACAAAAAACATGGGACCTCACGAGTTTCTGGCAAAACACCTACGCTGAAGTCCGTAAGGAATTACGCGGAAGATACCCAAAGCACCCGTGGCCTGAAAAAATCATGTAA